The following proteins are encoded in a genomic region of Lemur catta isolate mLemCat1 chromosome 10, mLemCat1.pri, whole genome shotgun sequence:
- the CAVIN4 gene encoding caveolae-associated protein 4 translates to MEHNGSASNADKIHQNRLSSVTEDEDQDAALTIVTVLDKVASIVDSVQASQKRIEERHREMENAIKSVQIDLLKLSQSHSNTGHIVNKLFEKTRKVSAHIKDVKARVEKQQIHVKKVEVKQEEIMKKNKFRVVIFQEKIRCPTSLSIKERNLTENPEEDEEEDIFDPPIDLSSDEEYYIEESRSARLRKSGKERIDNIKKAFSKENMQKTRQNFDKKVNRIRTRIVTPERRERLRQSGERLRQSGERLKQSGERFKKSISNAAPSKEAFKMRSLRKAKDRTVAEGQEGDREMGVDIIARSDSLGPISELYPDGLSEPEHEAARAAYPSREQGDIPTPEPLKVTFKPQVKVEDDESLLLDLKQSS, encoded by the exons atggaacatAATGGGTCTGCTTCAAATGCTGATAAAATCCACCAGAATCGTTTATCGAGTGTTACAGAAGATGAAGACCAAGATGCCGCTCTTACCATTGTGACTGTGCTGGACAAAGTGGCCTCCATTGTGGACAGTGTGCAGGCAAGCCAGAAGAGAATAGAAGAGAGACACAGGGAAATGGAAAATGCCATAAAATCTGTCCAGATTGACCTGTTGAAGCTTTCACAGTCGCATAGTAACACAGGCCATATCGTTAACAAGTTGTTTGAGAAAACCCGAAAAGTCAGTGCTCACATTAAAGACGTGAAGGCCCGGGTGGAGAAGCAGCAAATTCATGTTAAAAAAGTTGAAGTCAAGCAagaggaaataatgaagaaaaacaaattccgCGTGGTAATATTCCAG gAAAAGATCCGGTGTCCGACATCCCTGTCTATTAAAGAGAGAAACCTAACTGAGAACccggaggaggatgaggaggaggataTCTTTGATCCCCCAATAGATCTCTCTTCGGATGAAGAATATTATATTGAAGAAAGCAGATCTGCCAGGCTTAGAAAGTCAGGCAAGGAGCGCATTGATAATATCAAAAAGgcattttctaaagaaaacatgCAGAAGACACGCCAGAATTTTGACAAGAAAGTGAACAGAATTAGAACTAGAATAGTGACCCCggagagaagagaaaggctgaggcagtcaggagagaggctgaggcagtcagGAGAGAGGCTGAAACAGTCAGGGGAAAGATTTAAGAAATCTATTTCTAATGCGGCTCCCTCAAAGGAAGCCTTTAAGATGCGTAGTCTCAGGAAAGCTAAGGATCGAACTGTGGCGGAAGGTCAGGAAGGTGACAGGGAGATGGGGGTGGACATAATTGCCAGAAGTGATTCTCTGGGCCCCATCAGTGAGCTCTACCCTGATGGGCTCAGTGAACCAGAACATGAGGCAGCCAGGGCAGCATATCCTTCCCGAGAACAGGGGGACATTCCCACCCCTGAGCCTTTGAAAGTTACTTTTAAACCTCAGGTGAAAGTAGAGGATGACGAATctcttttgttagatttaaagCAGTCATCATAA